A part of Drosophila ananassae strain 14024-0371.13 chromosome 2R, ASM1763931v2, whole genome shotgun sequence genomic DNA contains:
- the LOC6493611 gene encoding golgin subfamily A member 4 isoform X6, whose amino-acid sequence MNLYTIYDWITSLLRPHSASVSFKAIEAAAAEELPATSAAATSGGTTSAGSATSRSTAKKSGGETCFTVDFVPTLDFEFKPTSEQLQHDTSGSDDGPAADYESDSGDNDSTHTYIISRSSWTGVTSSSTPYAVSSTDTAELIRRQNNLSLTEEDQSVSSFSIEPPTSSMTIDMAEQQTTTTTTTTSSADVGATTVTTTTATTTSTSSIEEDIEEAIEISEVEEQLETPLESLSEAAAFARPKQQTSAKSLISNPDDPEDEDEDAEEFRIDDAQLSGGQLAQHFLVESDESSELLPAGSKAEVSLSSNDDDDFDISLPLEQRKPVHSLHEDEEEESVEQSEDHSLSNQSTTDDVSELVEEPVHGGEDKTDASGHQDTLMDDSQGTEEQDHSMEEIVATNESVEVTYEAEETVNTSQKADLVTDLDEEPGEPVKEVIRPTSTVETLKLPPLLESRVMENKAAKAMSTMHLQPELMEALEVTILEASEEFEDDEDDEESSLQLMKLRLMAMNQQMLGDSAPKLSPTEAEQTQVAGGSLELKQMERVPLNEFSKDVLEDITEESERQLSMSTTIEEEQDPPSLSLDESKTLLQAGATKVGGSSSSLASLNMLRQLEAKVQELHTQLETKDNCLASLNLQLEASRRESSAGPASARDTSSLMTNSTEYRTLQDELGGPTLDIYVEMSRRDEMIAKLTDSLQQSLNVREKLQTDADRLGGEVQNLRRQLQDAIEAVKRSNTVWPEQESNPGQRLSEISMDLISESDDDLDRHFLTDNEERGSRSSKERQLPNMHPIDDLGLEHLNPDWTPAFSKQIEQFHSYLLPNEQRIFLMVQRKFDDYLSQQLALCRDQNAQELKIARDQWESEKQSSEQSQQVAHAKEMEELRKYFEHKCADLEKQFSDDVFSHKSQNLGGDSSSECSEVDQMPEEMVVPAVSSKEPSPRKRKRAELLLSPSHRQMTPCGLDSLGETNQKDEAGRDNTLEVADLKIFYQTHIHELKRAHEDQVRKLNDRLKFYERRQGDDDYKPEAQSPARTCPELESADKSSPGGLANTSLIIIDEDELNFNNESQVIQRIIEEYERRLQEQLALARQDIANELEQHIQNLLSENTVDDQHWPKELILLREKFTAKSQLEITQLNIKHADEMSRLKLEYEKQLNRKNKRHLTFDAARDLEQVICERDGLRELSKSFRSVLCRLAKCVANCEEDLNATLSEEVQRLLQHSRSQDGGDDLEVTLSSSLNNTKQMLRVPDVHSLLEVVEDPSLLQFIDSKSNEEPSEDFDLNDCLERLKSEASYLLHLSEDLHKQRPQNDESLEHVEEQEKQEHELCCEAEDGLKTTAAAVQQAVLAKFLRTNSLNDQQMGVASQRKNSNPEAGKTHTSLPPDLQQHAGNASELSFQLVELKNRLIKSETDRQKLQQQLTHTIDRNAELGQELQALRDQLSQLNSLNHTDYNEGYGLGALKSLDQSSASFAALQERARHLLSSSPVKEQPSRDQANSTVVLLQMIEDFCREGDKVVECGKKDREDLQSQYAQLEVQLREVNLQLSESNAKRDKFEVELKASIDKIFVLREIISELETQVQTKALNEQVLAEKAKQLEEYVSLQIRDNDALQQEVHSLKTDIGEGYQSRIRLLEEKLQQGRTSGEQSAVLGQVAEKLRDIETTLEQKTKVLESLHNSNTASNSCSLSVTEDVSCPGSRPVTADGSPSHPLTVEGVQRVTEKLDKHTRVEEAAIKRIRDLEMQVQQMRAGCVELQHERDSLQGRMDEQTQRISTLQNRLEEQRQRAEQLHRAGTSDLNTRVHELQGEVQNLSEQLAARDKQMATVRQQLQRSKEEIMRLEAELTVRTQPDRSLVDKLEAEVQQKGAEIGKLKEKIRTEMINRLALPDLMETMLADKNDEIDHLRDQLEAKEKELQAVNQEGSLLSTPVAGLGAGDAGGKQDSGGKSSARTLSDIGSISEYPEPDVDRRAVMLSLNAPGLHISEGAAGFLHQTMETSKEAVANLTHKRTDDLSGFVAPYPVNTFEHPHYFQALGVTAQSSDGLTPGLVPRQINFSNLTAEDSKLKTPSLLIQTPDMPKPTTPSEVQQLRQKLTLLEKEKQRQQKDMETKLQDLQNQLQMEQEQLGRQAQSLRSHQESEQKYRLRIESLESKILEAAAQEAAERENLRRELNCVSAAHEQCEDAAAARKRELETLNGEVKLKADQLLAAQRRCTELELQVQSLERDLERLKNSDNSSKQYSVDEIAQQVEKELNYSAQLDSNILKAIESEEENNLDKKLLQKEVQTEEEHQPGTGNGTDDENFTGERELLNQLEALKAQLAVEREQCETLSKELLGEKQHSQEIQEQDVVIIEAMRKRLETALDEEDELHKQLDQERERCERLQTQLTSLQRAESRRNSSLLLKSPNDSPRKSPRADFETELGDRLRSEIKLLAAQNERERERYADAQRSNERERQRFEKELQERVAYCERLKQEMEKLSRDKESAELELEHFNERLTLQATEIESLEARLVTLQEAETRRANTRTRQHQETVKLQAEIHELKSRLLAAEASRDCLDQKVTQLRFDVSRSSQREAKLAEALAQANDRLAHSTDDNVPAQFLQKMQEINALVAENTQENRQMAETVQFLVGERIALQKKCEELGGSGNTNVAELEERCRQLIGRYLRVESHRKALVYQKRYLKLTLEGYQASEQLALQNLRGGPPPVKRNIKKKFKTVALAIIAIQRIKYIGRIWHTGKRIVSKSVFTITQQRNGPGLNVNVAPPPSPLPVPNSNLPTNSHSSNNSNLTGRLNYAPVSPTMINYGNLQPIVLPSDFALQAPTTSLHTTFTSTSNNHNNNNNNNNSNESSLPSLARLDWPTMQKPKRAHARHH is encoded by the exons ATCACTTCGCTGCTCCGTCCGCACAGCGCCAGTGTCAGCTTCAAGGCGATCGAGGCGGCGGCGGCCGAAGAGTTGCCAGCAACATCTGCGGCAGCAACATCTGGAGGAACAACATCTgccggctcagcaacatcccGGAGCACGGCAAAGAAATCCGGCGGAGAGACCTGTTTCACAGTTGATTTCGTGCCGACGCTAGATTTTGAATTCAAGCCAACCTCGGAGCAATTGCAACATGATACCAGTGGGTCTGATGATGGCCCTGCGGCAGATTACGAGTCCGACTCCGGCGATAACGATTCCACGCACACGTACATAATCTCGAGGAGCAGCTGGACGGGAGTCACTTCGAGCAGTACCCCATATGCTGTGAGCTCCACAGATACCGCCGAGCTAATCAGAAGACAGAACAATCTCAGTCTCACGGAGGAGGATCAGTCGGTGTCCTCGTTTAGCATAGAACCACCCACCAGTTCCATGACCATTGACATGGCCGAACAACagaccaccaccaccacgacAACCACAAGCAGTGCCGATGTGGGGGCCACCACAGTGACCACAACGACGGCCACGACCACCAGCACCAGTAGCATCGAGGAGGACATTGAGGAGGCCATCGAGATCAGTGAGGTGGAGGAGCAGCTGGAAACTCCCCTGGAATCTCTATCGGAGGCAGCTGCTTTCGCCAGACCGAAACAGCAAACGAGTGCCAAAAGCCTAATCAGCAATCCGGACGACCCGGAGGATGAAGACGAGGATGCGGAGGAGTTTCGCATTGATGATGCCCAGCTCTCTGGTGGCCAGTTGGCGCAGCACTTCCTCGTGGAAAGCGATGAGAGCTCGGAGCTCCTACCAGCCGGCTCCAAGGCGGAGGTCAGCCTCTCCTCcaacgatgacgatgacttcGATATTAGTTTGCCATTGGAACAGAGGAAGCCAGTGCACTCGTTGCACgaagacgaggaggaggagtcagTCGAGCAGTCGGAGGATCACAGTTTAAGCAACCAGAGTACCACTGACGATGTCTCCGAATTGGTGGAAGAACCAGTCCATGGAGGGGAAGACAAGACAGACGCCAGTGGCCATCAGGATACTCTGATGGACGACAGCCAGGGGACCGAAGAGCAGGATCACTCGATGGAGGAAATAGTGGCCACCAATGAATCCGTCGAAGTGACCTACGAAGCCGAGGAAACAGTCAACACTTCCCAGAAAGCAGATTTGGTGAcagatctggatgaggagccCGGAGAGCCGGTCAAGGAGGTTATCAGACCCACATCTACCGTGGAGACCCTGAAGCTGCCACCGCTTTTGGAGTCCCGAGTGATGGAGAACAAAGCGGCCAAAGCTATGTCGACTATGCATCTGCAACCAGAACTGATGGAGGCCCTGGAGGTGACCATTCTGGAGGCTAGTGAGGAGTTTGAGGATGATGAGGATGACGAGGAGAGCTCCTTGCAACTGATGAAGCTGCGTCTGATGGCCATGAATCAGCAGATGCTTGGAGACAGTGCTCCCAAGCTGTCGCCCACGGAGGCGGAGCAGACGCAAGTAGCTGGTGGCAGTTTGGAACTAAAGCAGATGGAGCGAGTTCCACTTAATGAGTTCTCCAAGGACGTGCTGGAGGATATCACCGAGGAGAGCGAACGACAGCTCTCCATGAGCACCACCATTGAAGAGGAGCAGGACCCACCTTCGCTGTCCCTGGATGAGTCCAAAACGCTGCTCCAGGCAGGGGCAACTAAGGTTGGAGGCAGCAGTTCCAGTTTGGCCAGCTTAAACATGCTGAGGCAACTGGAGGCCAAGGTCCAGGAACTGCACACCCAGCTGGAGACCAAGGACAACTGTCTCGCATCCCTGAACCTTCAATTGGAGGCATCGCGAAGGGAATCCAGTGCGGGTCCAGCGTCGGCCAGAGACACCAGCTCCTTGATGACCAACTCCACGGAGTACCGTACGCTGCAGGATGAACTTGGAGGACCG ACCCTGGACATCTACGTGGAGATGTCGCGCAGAGATGAAATGATTGCCAAGCTTACGGATTCCCTGCAGCAGTCCCTGAATGTGCGAGAAAAGCTCCAAACGGACGCAGATCGCCTTGGAGGGGAAGTACAGAACCTGCGCCGCCAACTCCAAGATGCCATCGAAGCTGTGAAGCGCTCGAATACTGTTTGGCCCGAGCAGGAAAGCAATCCTGGCCAGCGTCTGTCAGAAATCTCAATGGACCTGATAAGCGAAAGTGATGATGATTTGGATCGCCATTTCCTGACCGACAACGAAGAGCGAGGATCACGTAGCTCCAAAGAGAGGCAGCTGCCTAACATGCATCCCATCGATGACTTGGGTCTGGAGCACCTGAATCCGGACTGGACTCCGGCTTTCAGCAAGCAAATCGAGCAGTTCCACAGCTATCTGTTGCCAAACGAACAGCGCATTTTCCTGATGGTCCAACGCAAGTTCGACGACTACTTGAGCCAACAGCTGGCCCTGTGCCGGGACCAGAATGCCCAGGAGCTGAAGATCGCCCGGGATCAGTGGGAGAGTGAGAAACAGAGTAGCGAGCAATCCCAGCAAGTGGCTCATGCCAAGGAGATGGAGGAGTTGCGGAAGTACTTCGAGCACAAGTGCGCCGACCTGGAGAAGCAGTTCTCCGACGATGTCTTCTCGCACAAATCCCAGAACCTGGGCGGTGATAGCTCCTCGGAGTGCTCCGAGGTGGATCAAATGCCAGAGGAGATGGTGGTGCCTGCAGTATCTTCCAAGGAGCCATCGCCACGGAAAAGGAAACGGGCAGAGCTGTTGCTCAGTCCCAGTCACCGTCAAATGACGCCATGTGGCCTGGATTCTTTGGGGGAAACAAATCAGAAGGATGAAGCTGGTCGAGAT AACACTTTGGAAGTGGCTGACCTTAAGATATTCTACCAGACCCATATCCACGAGTTGAAAAGAGCTCACGAGGATCAGGTGCGCAAACTGAACGATCGCCTCAAGTTCTATGAACGCCGGCAGGGAGATGATGACTACAAG CCTGAAGCCCAATCACCCGCTCGTACCTGCCCGGAACTGGAATCCGCGGATAAATCATCCCCCGGAGGACTCGCCAACACCTCCCTCATCATCATCGACGAGGATGAGTTGAATTTTAATAACGAATCTCAGGTTATTCAGCGTATCATCGAGGAGTACGAGCGAAGACTGCAGGAGCAGTTGGCTCTGGCCCGGCAGGACATCGCCAATGAGCTGGAGCAGCACATTCAG AATTTGCTGTCGGAGAACACCGTGGACGATCAGCATTGGCCCAAGGAGCTGATCTTGCTGCGGGAGAAGTTTACGGCCAAGAGTCAACTGGAGATTACTCAGCTGAATATTAAACATGCCGACGAG ATGTCGCGCCTGAAATTGGAATACGAGAAGCAGCTCAACCGGAAGAACAAGCGTCACCTCACCTTCGATGCGGCCCGTGACCTGGAGCAGGTGATCTGCGAACGAGATGGTCTCAGGGAACTGTCGAAGAGTTTCCGCTCCGTGCTCTGCCGGCTGGCCAAGTGCGTGGCCAACTGCGAGGAGGATCTGAATGCCACTCTGTCGGAGGAGGTGCAGCGTCTGCTGCAGCACAGCCGCAGTCAGGATGGAGGCGACGATCTGGAGGTTACCCTCAGCAGCTCCCTGAACAACACCAAGCAAATGCTCCGAGTGCCGGATGTGCACAGCCTGCTGGAAGTGGTCGAGGATCCCAGTTTGCTGCAGTTCATCGACAGCAAGAGCAACGAAGAGCCCAGTGAGGACTTCGACTTGAACGACTGCCTGGAGAGGTTGAAGTCGGAGGCGTCGTACCTGCTGCATTTGTCGGAGGACTTGCACAAGCAGCGTCCCCAAAACGATGAGTCCCTGGAGCACGTGGAGGAGCAGGAGAAGCAGGAGCATGAGCTGTGTTGCGAGGCAGAGGATGGCCTGAAGACTACAGCTGCTGCAGTGCAGCAGGCGGTGCTTGCCAAATTTCTGCGCACCAACTCCCTAAACGACCAGCAAATGGGAGTGGCCAGCCAGCGGAAGAACAGTAACCCGGAGGCGGGAAAAACCCATACCTCTCTGCCTCCGGATCTTCAGCAGCATGCCGGAAATGCTTCAGAGCTCTCCTTCCAGCTGGTGGAGCTGAAGAACCGCTTGATCAAGTCGGAGACGGATCGTCAGAaactgcagcagcaactgaCCCACACCATCGACCGGAATGCCGAACTGGGCCAGGAGCTGCAGGCTCTGAGGGACCAGTTGTCGCAGCTGAATTCCCTAAACCACACGGACTACAACGAGGGCTATGGCCTGGGAGCTCTGAAGAGCCTGGACCAATCGTCAGCCAGTTTTGCTGCCCTCCAGGAGCGAGCCCGCCACCTGCTTTCCTCCTCCCCCGTAAAGGAGCAGCCGTCAAGGGACCAGGCCAATTCCACTGTGGTGTTGCTCCAAATGATTGAAGACTTTTGCCGCGAGGGTGACAAGGTGGTCGAGTGCGGCAAGAAGGATCGCGAAGATCTGCAATCTCAG TATGCCCAACTGGAGGTCCAGTTGAGGGAAGTCAACCTCCAGCTCAGCGAATCCAATGCCAAGCGGGACAAATTCGAGGTGGAACTGAAGGCCTCGATCGACAAGATCTTCGTCCTTCGGGAGATCATCTCGGAGCTGGAAACCCAAGTCCAGACCAAAGCCTTGAATGAGCAAGTGCTGGCCGAAAAGGCCAAGCAACTGGAGGAGTATGTCAGTCTGCAGATTCGGGACAATGATGCACTGCAGCAGGAAGTTCACAGCCTGAAGACCGACATCGGCGAGGGCTACCAATCCAGGATTCgcctgctggaggagaagTTGCAGCAGGGAAGGACCAGCGGTGAACAGAGTGCTGTCCTGGGGCAAGTGGCCGAAAAGCTGCGAGACATTGAAACTACTCTGGAGCAGAAGACCAAAGTCCTAGAATCGCTGCACAACTCCAACACCGCCTCTAATTCGTGCAGCTTAAGTGTCACGGAGGACGTCTCCTGTCCTGGAAGCAGACCCGTGACTGCAGACGGTTCCCCCTCCCATCCTCTCACTGTTGAAGGCGTCCAGCGGGTAACCGAAAAGCTGGACAAGCACACCAGGGTCGAGGAGGCGGCTATCAAGAGGATTCGTGACCTGGAGATGCAGGTCCAACAAATGCGCGCCGGCTGTGTG gaactcCAACATGAAAGGGACTCGCTGCAGGGGCGCATGGACGAGCAGACCCAAAGGATATCCACGCTGCAGAACCGCCTGGAGGAGCAACGCCAGCGGGCCGAGCAACTCCATAGGGCTGGCACCTCTGACCTGAATACCCGGGTCCATGAACTCCAGGGCGAAGTTCAGAACCTGAGCGAGCAGTTGGCAGCTCGGGACAAGCAAATGGCCACTGTGCGGCAGCAGCTGCAACGCAGCAAGGAGGAGATCATGCGCCTGGAGGCGGAGCTCACGGTGCGCACCCAACCGGATCGTAGTCTGGTGGACAAACTGGAGGCCGAAGTGCAGCAGAAAGGTGCCGAAATAGGTAAGCTGAAGGAGAAGATACGCACCGAGATGATCAACCGACTGGCACTGCCCGATCTTATGGAAACTATGCTGGCGGACAAGAATGATGAAATCGATCACCTTCGCGATCAACTGGAGGCCAAGGAGAAGGAGCTCCAAGCTGTTAACCAAGAGGGTAGTCTGCTTTCTACACCAGTAGCAGGACTAGGAGCGGGAGATGCGGGAGGAAAACAGGACTCGGGTGGCAAGTCGAGTGCCCGCACACTGAGCGACATTGGATCGATTTCAGAGTATCCAGAACCGGATGTGGACAGGAGAGCAGTGATGCTGAGCCTAAATGCTCCTGGCCTTCATATCAGCGAAGGCGCGGCTGGCTTCCTGCATCAGACTATG GAAACATCCAAGGAAGCGGTTGCCAATTTAACACACAAGCGCACGGACGATTTAAGTGGCTTTGTGGCTCCTTATCCAGTGAACACGTTCGAGCATCCTCACTACTTCCAGGCCCTTGGCGTTACAGCCCAGAGTAGTGATGGCCTCACTCCTGGTCTGGTGCCACGCCAAATCAACTTCTCCAACCTCACGGCAGAGGATTCCAAGCTGAAGACCCCAAGTCTCTTAATACAGACCCCAGATATGCCCAAACCAACAACGCCATCGGAAGTACAACAATTGCGCCAAAAGCTAACTCTTTTGGAGAAGGAGAAACAGCGACAGCAAAAGGACATGGAAACGAAACTGCAGGATTTGCAAAACCAACTTCAGATGGAGCAAGAGCAACTGGGTCGACAAGCCCAGAGCCTGCGCAGTCACCAGGAAAGTGAGCAGAAGTACAGACTCCGCATTGAATCTCTGGAGTCCAAGATTCTGGAGGCAGCCGCCCAGGAGGCCGCCGAACGGGAGAACCTTCGCAGGGAACTGAACTGCGTCAGTGCTGCACATGAGCAGTGCGAAGATGCAGCTGCTGCCCGTAAAAGAGAACTGGAAACTCTTAATGGCGAAGTGAAACTCAAGGCAGATCAACTGCTGGCTGCTCAGCGACGCTGCACTGAGCTGGAACTCCAAGTTCAAAGCCTAGAAAGGGATCTGGAGCGTCTCAAAAACAGCGACAATAGCTCAAAGCAGTATTCCGTGGACGAAATTGCCCAGCAGGTGGAGAAGGAACTGAACTACTCCGCCCAGTTGGATTCGAATATTCTAAAGGCCATTGAGAGCGAGGAGGAGAACAATCTGGACAAGAAGCTACTGCAGAAGGAGGTCCAAACAGAGGAGGAGCACCAGCCGGGCACTGGCAACGGCACCGATGATGAGAACTTCACCGGCGAACGGGAGCTGCTGAACCAACTGGAAGCCCTCAAAGCTCAGCTGGCCGTGGAGAGGGAACAATGTGAGACATTGAGCAAAGAGCTGCTGGGCGAGAAGCAGCACTCTCAGGAAATCCAAGAGCAGGACGTAGTGATAATCGAGGCCATGCGAAAGAGACTAGAAACCGCCCTGGACGAGGAGGATGAGCTGCACAAGCAGTTGGATCAGGAGCGAGAACGTTGTGAGAGGCTGCAGACTCAACTAACTTCCCTACAGCGAGCAGAAAGTCGCCGGAATAGTTCTCTACTCCTCAAGTCCCCCAATGATTCTCCTCGCAAGTCCCCAAGAGCCGATTTCGAGACAGAACTTGGAGATCGCCTGCGCAGTGAAATCAAACTTCTGGCGGCCCAAAACGAGAGGGAAAGGGAGCGGTATGCCGATGCCCAAAGAAGCAACGAGCGGGAACGCCAGCGGTTCGAGAAAGAGCTCCAAGAGCGGGTGGCCTACTGCGAGCGACTGAAACAAGAGATGGAGAAGCTATCGCGGGACAAGGAATCAGCTGAACTCGAACTGGAGCACTTTAATGAGCGCCTGACTCTGCAAGCCACTGAGATCGAGAGTCTGGAGGCCAGACTTGTTACCCTCCAAGAGGCGGAAACGCGAAGAGCCAACACCCGCACCCGTCAGCACCAGGAAACTGTGAAACTCCAGGCCGAGATCCATGAACTGAAGTCAAGACTCCTGGccgctgaagcttctcgaGACTGCCTGGACCAAAAGGTCACCCAACTGCGTTTCGATGTGAGCCGCTCCAGTCAAAGGGAAGCCAAGCTGGCTGAGGCTCTGGCCCAGGCCAATGATCGTCTCGCTCACAGCACGGACGACAATGTGCCGGCGCAATTTCTGCAAAAGATGCAGGAGATCAATGCCCTGGTGGCGGAGAATACCCAGGAGAACAGACAGATGGCTGAGACTGTTCAGTTTCTGGTGGGTGAGAGGATTGCACTGCAGAAGAAGTGCGAGGAACTCGGCGGATCTGGCAATACCAATGTGGCTGAGCTGGAGGAGCGTTGCCGGCAGCTAATCGGTCGCTATCTGCGAGTGGAGTCTCACCGCAAGGCATTGGTCTACCAGAAGCGGTATTTGAAGCTAACCCTAGAAGGCTATCAGGCCAGTGAGCAGCTGGCTCTGCAGAATCTCCGCGGAGGACCTCCGCCTGTAAAgcgaaatattaaaaagaagTTCAA GACTGTAGCTCTGGCCATTATTGCCATTCAGCGCATCAAATATATTGGACGCATTTGGCACACTGGAAAGCGAATTGTCAGCAAGTCGGTCTTCACCATAACCCAGCAGAG AAACGGTCCTGGACTTAATGTGAATGTGGCACCGCCCCCCTCTCCACTGCCAGTGCCCAACTCGAATCTACCCACCAATAGCCACagtagcaacaacagcaacctGACGGGCCGACTTAATTATGCGCCCGTATCGCCAACAATGATTAATTATGGCAACCTGCAACCGATTGTGTTGCCGTCGGATTTTGCCCTCCAAGCGCCAACAACATCGTTGCACACCACCTTCACCTCCACCAGCAACAACcacaataataacaataataataataatagtaatgaGAGCAGTTTGCCCTCATTGGCCAGATTGGATTGGCCAACAATGCAAAAACCGAAAAGAGCACATGCGCGGCATCACTGA